In Sphaeramia orbicularis chromosome 7, fSphaOr1.1, whole genome shotgun sequence, one genomic interval encodes:
- the tspy gene encoding LOW QUALITY PROTEIN: testis specific protein Y-linked (The sequence of the model RefSeq protein was modified relative to this genomic sequence to represent the inferred CDS: inserted 5 bases in 5 codons; deleted 2 bases in 2 codons), with translation MSELTDCKQSADSASRKRPSPDQDEDSAIPCKSSKVSEASEEPGVTSESCTNSEAESKKALAGNQKITREKPAAAQLKQSSDSTSRLSVNNSRRDGHETATTRNHSHQIHRDPLMQKMWRSHQNGSASLLSLDKSDSAAIAXAEALASLTGGDGEDSEETPCSSEKAKQVKHGNKFKTTWRPSVLKNRFETQAAAADSSTSVHSTDKEDAVDMPEADEGEDPYLXSSSTPSSSFASDNEDNDXGECAIVSVKMAPEMRQSVALLAQVQMRLEALEKKSARLHQRLELKISRQRRPHLDQRSSITKTIPGFWVTALLNHPHLSAHIDETDEDALSYMTDLEIESFKNNKLGYRIRFHFRRNPYFQNNIIMKELHLGMGGSPMSFSNPILWHRGHNLTXHCEPRKTARGVYXTFFSWLVTTATQDKMSVAQILKDDLFRDPLRYYLTPLWEPRENGSSSSGARAADNGNGDDCVVISDSDDEPGEEASEEATEPQQGRIREEEEEEEEGEEEEEEEDEEEKEEDGEEDKEEEVEEEDRGPGADESPVEKDDVGEIVIDGSDDSDQEDA, from the exons ATGAGTGAACTGACGGACTGCAAACAGTCCGCTGATTCTGCTTCAAGGAAACGTCCATCACCCGACCAGGATGAGGACAGCGCGATCCCCTGCAAATCCTCAAAAGTAAGTGAGGCATCAGAAGAGCCAGGGGTCACTTCGGaaagttgcacaaacagtgaagctGAGAGTAAGAAAGCGCTGGCAGGAAATCAAAAGATAACGAGAG AAAAACCAGCTGCCGCCCAACTCAAGCAGAGTTCAGACAGCACCAGTAGACTGTCTGTCAACAACTCCAGAAGAGATGGTCATGAGACGGCAACAACCAGAAACCACAGTCATCAGATCCACAGGGACCCGCTGATGCAAAAGATGTGGAGAAGTCATCAGAACGGATCGGCGTCCCTCCTCTCCTTGGACAAGTCAGACTCTGCAGCCATAG CTGCTGAGGCTCTTGCCAGTCTCACAGGAGGAGACGGGGAAGACAGTGAAGAGACTCCTTGCTCATCAGAAAAGGCTAAACAGGTGAAACATGGCAACAAATTTAAAACAACGTGGAGGCCATCAGTCCTCAAGAACAGGTTCGAAACACAGGCGGCAGCAGCAGATAGCTCCACATCTGTACATAGTACAGACAAGGAAGATGCAGTTGACATGCCAGAGGCAGATGAAGGTGAAGATCCATATC TATCTTCCTCCACACCAAGCTCCTCTTTTGCATCAGACAATGAGGACAATG GAGGGGAGTGTGCCATTGTGTCAGTTAAGATGGCCCCAGAGATGAGACAGTCAGTGGCTCTCCTGGCACAGGTACAGATGAGACTGGAAGCACTTGAGAAGAAAAGTGCCCGGCTTCACCAGCGGTTAGAGCTAAAGATCAGTCGCCAGCGGCGGCCACATCTGGATCAA CGCAGCTCAATCACAAAAACGATTCCTGGCTTCTGGGTTACAGCT CTGCTGAATCACCCTCACCTATCAGCTCACATTGATGAAACTGATGAAGATGCTCTCAGCTACATGACTGACCTGGAG ATTGaatcttttaaaaataacaaactgGGCTACAGGATCCGATTTCACTTCAGAAGGAATCCGTACTTCCAGAACAACATTATCATGAAGGAGCTTCACCTTGGGATGGGAG GGTCTCCCATGTCCTTCTCCAACCCTATCCTGTGGCATCGTGGACATAACCTGA CCCACTGTGAACCCAGGAAGACGGCACGTGGGGTCT CGACCTTTTTCAGCTGGTTAGTGACCACAGCAACCCAGGACAAGATGAGTGTAGCACAG atacTTAAGGACGATCTGTTCAGAGACCCACTGAGATACTACCTCACTCCTCTCTGGGAACCTAGGGAGAATGGCAG CAGTTCCAGTGGGGCTAGAGCCGCCGACAACGGTAACGGCGACGACTGTGTAGTAATCTCAGATTCTGACGACGAGCCTGGAGAGGAGGCGAGTGAGGAGGCTACTGAACCCCAACAGGGCCGGATtcgagaggaagaggaggaggaggaagagggagaggaagaggaagaggaagaagacgaagaagaaaaggaggaagatggagaagaagacaaGGAGGAAGAAGTGGAAGAGGAAGACAGAGGGCCAGGTGCAG ATGAGAGCCCAGTGGAGAAGGATGATGTTGGAGAAATTGTGATTGACG GTTCTGATGACAGTGATCAGGAAGACGCCTAA